The Deinococcus sp. KNUC1210 nucleotide sequence CCAGCAGCGTCATGACGGCGCCTACCACCCACAGCGGCACCACCTGCGGATCGGTCAGGGCATTGAGATACAGAATCCAGCGGGTCGCGGAATAATGCAGCGGCCCCGTCCAGGTCAGGTGCAGGAAGGCGAAAGCCCCCAGCAGCGAACACAGCGCGAACAGCGTGAACCAGCGTTTGACGCCCAGCCCCGGCGTCAGCCAGCGTACCTGCCGACTGATCGGGCCGGGATGCCGTTCCCTCTGCCGCCACTGCCGGAAACGGCCCGGCCGGAGTTGTAGTTCCGGCTCGGTCTGGTCCTGAGCGGCCTCCGGTGGCAACGATGGCGGAGACGTGCCGGGCATCAGTGACCTGCGCTGGCGCTAGAGAGCGGCCTTGCCACGGTTCAGGTTTCTCCGACCGGAATGTCGCGGTGGTCAATCACGCGGGCACCCAGCCCGGCCAGATCGTTCTTGAGGCGTTCGGCCACCGCCACGCTGCGGTGCTGGCCTCCGGTACAGCCCACTGCCACGCTGTAGGCATGCCGCCCCGCGTCTCTGGCACGCTCGGCGCTGGTCTGAACGTAGCCGCGCAGCTGTTCGTAAAACGCTTCGCTCTCTGCGCCCTGAAACACATACCGGGCAACGTCCGGATTCAGGCCGGTTTTGGTTCGCAGCTCCGGGTCGTAATAGGGATTGGGCAGCGTGCGAACGTCCAGCACCAGATCCACGTCACGGGGCGGCGTATTTTTGAAGCCGAAGGTGGTCAGGCGTAGATCGAAATCCTGCGGCAGTCCCAGCAGCCCGGTAATGCGCTCGGCAAGCTGGGTATTGCTCAGTGCCGTGGTGTCGATCACGGTATCGGCGATGGCCCGCAGCGGTGCCAGCAACTCGGCTTCGCGGGCGATGTCGAGCAGCAGGCTGGGATCGCCCAGCGGGTGCGTGCGGCGCGACAGGTTGTAGCGGCGCAGCAGCACCTCGGGCGTGGCTTCCAGAAAGAAGATCCTCACGCCTTCCTGTCGCCGCTTCAGGCGCTCGAAACTGGCATCGAGCGAGGCCAGGAAGTCGCGGGTGCGGGCATCGGTGCTGACCACCACCCGCTCGATGTTGCGGGCGCGTGCCAGATCGCTCATGGCTCCCCACAGCTCGGGCGGCAGATTGTCGGTGGCGAAGTAGCCGGCGTCTTCCAGCGTTCGCAGGGCGGTACTTTTGCCGCTGCCGGACAGACCAGAGACGACGATAAAGGGCATGGCGTCAGTGTAGCCTGTGCGGCAGCGTAGGCGGGTATGCCCTTCCCGCGCCCCGGCCCGCTAGAATGGCAGCGTGCTGCTCCAGTCGCTTTCTACCCTGAATTACCGCAATCTGGCCGACGCGACGCTGCGGTTTCCGGCGGGCGTGACCGGTATCTGGGGTGCCAACGGCGCGGGCAAAACCAATCTGCTGGAGGCGGCCTACCTCGCTCTGACCGGCCTGACCGACGCGCCCCGGCTGGAAGTGCTGGTCCGCAGCGGCGAACGGGAAGCGTATGTCCGGGCCGAGTCGTGGCAGGGCGGCAGTCTGAGCGTGCTCGAAACCGGGGTGGGCCGGGGCCGCCGCACCACCAAGCTCGACGGCGTGCGGGTGCGCGGCCAGGAACTGCCCAGGGGCAGCGCCGTATGGATCAGGCCCGAAGAACAGCGAACTGGTCTACGGCGCACCGACGCTGCGGCGGGCCTTTCTCGATCAGCTGTTGTCGCGCCTGTCACCTCGCCACGCCCAGATGCTCCAGCGTTACGAACGCGGAGTGGCGCAGCGCAACGCCGCTCTGAAGGCCGGGGAAGACTGGGCGATGGGCGTCTGGGATGAGCAGCTGGTCACGCTGGGCAGCGAGATCATGACGCTGCGGCGGCGGGCGGTGCAGCGCATGGCGACGCTGGCGGCAGAAAATCATGAGGCGCTGGGCAGCCGAAAGCCGCTGCAACTGGAACTGGTCGAGACCACCACGCCCGAGAGCTTTCGGCACGATCTGAAGCGCCGCCGGAGCGAGGAACTGAGCCGGGGGGCCACCGTGCTGGGGCCGCACCGCGACGACCTGCGCCTGACGCTGGGCGAGTTCCCTGCCGCCGACTATGCCAGTCGGGGCGAGGCCCGCACCATCGCACTGGCGCTGCGAAAAGCCGAACTCGATCTGCTTCAGGAGCGCTATCAGGAACCGCCGATTCTGCTGATCGACGACTTTTCCGCCGAACTCGATCCGCAGCGGCGCTCGTTTCTGCTGCGGCTGGCGGCGTCGGTGCCGCAGGCCATCGTGACCGGCACCGAAGGCTTTCCCGGCGCGGTCCAGAGTCTGCGGGCCGAGGCGGGGCAGTTTATGCCCATTCAGGGCCCCGGCAGTGTTCTTTCGGTAGAACTGCACACCGCAGAGGTGAAGCGGTGAGCCGCCGGACCGGACAGACCCACGACATGCGGGCGCTGCTGGGAGCCACGCTGAAAAACCGGGGGCTGCGGCTGGGTGTGAGCCGCGCCCGCAGCGTCCTGCTGTGGCCGCAGGTGGTCGGCCCCGAGCTGGCGCGGCTGACCCGGCCCCGCAACCAGCACGGCAGCACGCTGTTCATCGAGGCCCGCGACAGCGCCCAGGCACACCACCTCTCGATGCAGCGCCATCACTTTCTGGCGAAGCTGCAACAGATGATGGGCGACGAGAGCGTGACCGAACTGCGTTTCGTGGTCGGAACGCTGCCGCCCGATGTTCGTGCGATTCAGCCGGATCTGCTGCCCGCCCCCGACCGCATGCGTGCCCGCGAACTGGTGCGCGAGGTGCCCGCCGATCTGAAGGACGTGGCGCAGCAGGCCGCCGAAGCGATCACCCGCGCCCGGCGCTGGCGCGAGCAGCAGGGCTATCGCCCCTGCCCGGTGTGCGGCGAGGCCAGCGCCGAACAGCCCTGCCGCGCCTGTACCCTGACCCTGCAAGACCCCCAGGTGGGCCGGGCCGCGCCCCGTCTGGCCCGCAATCCGGCGCTCATTCACGTGCTGCCGCAGACCCTGGGCGACAGCGGCACGGCGGCGGCCCGCCATCTGGCGCTCGAACTGCTGAAGGATCAGATGGAACTGCTGGCGCTGGAATGCGTGCGGAGCGGCGGCGAGGTGTATTACCGCGAGTATCTGGGCGAGCAGGCGCGGCTGTATCTGGCACTGTCACAGCGCCGTGAAAGCGTGCGTCTGACACGGGCGGCGCTGCGGCTGCTGCCGGAACGGGTCCAGACGGTCCTGCGCGAGGAATAGCGAGCGGCACGGGAAGACGCCCAGAGTCGGCGTTCATGTGCCGAGTCTCCAGCCTTCCTTCATTTGCTGCCGCTAGAGTGCGCTGTATGGGCCGAGAAGAACATCAGGAAGCCGCGCAGGGTGCCGTCAGGGTGGGCGTGTTGACCATTTCCGACACCCGCACCCAGGACACCGACACCAGCGGTCAGTATCTGATGCAGCAGCTTCAGGTAGACGGGCATGTGGTGGTCGAATACCGCATCGTCAAGGATGACGCACTGGAGATTCGCAGCGCTCTGAGCGCCATGATGAAGACCGCGCAGGTAATTCTGAGCAGCGGCGGCACCGGCATCACCGGGCGCGACGTGACCATTCCGGTGGTCGAGAGCCTGCTGACCAAGCCGATGCCGGGCTTTGGCGAACTCTTCCGCATGCTCAGCTATCAGCAGGTGAAGGGAGCCGCCATGCTGTCGCGGGCGGTGGGCGGTCTGGCCCGCAACACCCTGATCTTTGCGCTGCCGGGCAGCCAGAATGCCGCCCAGACCGCCTGGGAAGGCCTGCTGCGCGACGAGCTTTCGCATCTGGTCTTCGAGATGACCCGGCAGCCGCAACCGCTCAGCGGATCGTCTGTGACGCTGCCTTCCGGTTCTGGCCCGCTGCACGTGCTGGGCGGCTTCGTCGAAGAGACCGAGGGCGCGGCAGATGTGCTGGAAGTCGAGCCGCCGAAGGTGTGAGGCTGCAGCTGTAGAAAGGCCCTCGAATACATTCAACCCGCTGGGGTGGGATACACCTGCTGAAGGGGCACGAGCGCCTGTGCTTCTTTCAACATGCCTCGGTGGATCAGTCCTTCTACCTGGATCACGTCTGAAGTGATGTCCGTAATCTGTAGAGGAAGCGCGAGGGCATATTCCCGGAGCACTGGTCCACGCAGGCCGATCTGAAGAGCCCTTGATGTCAGTTTGTTCAGATGCAGGTCGCGGTCGGGATCGAACTGTACGACTACATCTGACGGGGTGATGAGCTGACTCTGAAGCCGACTGCTGAGTGTCGCTTCTGCAATAACGCGGTCAAAGAATTCTCGGGGAAGATCGATGGCCAAAATGCGGGCCTGTCTGAGTTCTTTGTGGCCCCAGCCAGCACGGTACATCATCCAGAAAAATGAAGGCTTGATCCACGACATGCGTCCTAGACTGAACGGCGATACAAAGTGTTGATGTCTCAGGGCCGGAGTGGCGATTTCATGTGGGAACGCTTGATAAACCCGGACAGTCGTTTCAGTGAAGGCTGCCAGAAAGTCGGTGGCGAGGGCCTGTGGCGTCATAGAAGCCAAATGTAAGCGTGCTGGATTTGCCTGTCATGCGCCATTCCCCTGCTCGACGCTAAGCCATTTCGCCCACGTTCGCTTTCCTCTGGCCTCCGTATACTCTGGGACGTGCCGTTCGATGAAGCCGCCCTCGCCACCCTCGATTTCTCCCGCATCCGCGAGGCGCTTTCGAGCCGCGCCGCCACCCGCCTGGGTGTGGAGCGTGCTCAGAGCCTGTCGCCCAGTGCCAGTGCCGACTTCGTGGCGAGGGCGCTCGACGAACTGGAAGACGCGCTGTTCGGCGTGAGCCTGAGTCTGGGCGGTGTGCAGGACGTGCGCCCGCTGGTCGAGCGTGCCGCAGAGGGGCGGGTGCTGAGCGGTCAGGAACTGCTGGAAGTCGGATACACCCTCGACGCCGCCATGACCATCAAAAGATCGGTGGCGACCAACTCGCGGGGGCCGCTGCTGAACGTGGTGACCACCTTTGCCGGAAGCGGACTGGCCGACCATACCCTGATCGTGCGCCGGGTGCTGGAAAGCATCGACCGTGGCGGCGAGGTGCGCGACGACGCCACCCCCAAGCTGCGCGAGCTGCGCCGACGCCTGGGGCCGCTGCGCGACCGAATCCGCGAGCGCCTGACGAACACGCTCGAACAGTGGGCCGACGTGCTTCAGGAAAATATCGTGACGCTGCGCCGTGACCGCTACGTGGTGCCGGTGCAGGCCAGCCGGGTCGGTCAGGTGCAGGGCATCATCGTGGATTCCAGCGCGTCGGGGCAGACGTATTTCGTGGAACCTGCCAGCATCACGCCCCTGAACAATGAACTGGCCCGGCTGCTGCTCGACGAAGAGGCCGAGGTGCGGCGCATCCTGACCGAGCTGTCAGGGCTGGTGGCACAGGATGAGGGTATTCACGCCACCATCCTGACCCTGGCCGAACTCGATCTGAT carries:
- the rapZ gene encoding RNase adapter RapZ, coding for MPFIVVSGLSGSGKSTALRTLEDAGYFATDNLPPELWGAMSDLARARNIERVVVSTDARTRDFLASLDASFERLKRRQEGVRIFFLEATPEVLLRRYNLSRRTHPLGDPSLLLDIAREAELLAPLRAIADTVIDTTALSNTQLAERITGLLGLPQDFDLRLTTFGFKNTPPRDVDLVLDVRTLPNPYYDPELRTKTGLNPDVARYVFQGAESEAFYEQLRGYVQTSAERARDAGRHAYSVAVGCTGGQHRSVAVAERLKNDLAGLGARVIDHRDIPVGET
- a CDS encoding DUF721 domain-containing protein, yielding MSRRTGQTHDMRALLGATLKNRGLRLGVSRARSVLLWPQVVGPELARLTRPRNQHGSTLFIEARDSAQAHHLSMQRHHFLAKLQQMMGDESVTELRFVVGTLPPDVRAIQPDLLPAPDRMRARELVREVPADLKDVAQQAAEAITRARRWREQQGYRPCPVCGEASAEQPCRACTLTLQDPQVGRAAPRLARNPALIHVLPQTLGDSGTAAARHLALELLKDQMELLALECVRSGGEVYYREYLGEQARLYLALSQRRESVRLTRAALRLLPERVQTVLREE
- a CDS encoding molybdenum cofactor biosynthesis protein B, translated to MGREEHQEAAQGAVRVGVLTISDTRTQDTDTSGQYLMQQLQVDGHVVVEYRIVKDDALEIRSALSAMMKTAQVILSSGGTGITGRDVTIPVVESLLTKPMPGFGELFRMLSYQQVKGAAMLSRAVGGLARNTLIFALPGSQNAAQTAWEGLLRDELSHLVFEMTRQPQPLSGSSVTLPSGSGPLHVLGGFVEETEGAADVLEVEPPKV
- a CDS encoding DUF4291 family protein encodes the protein MTPQALATDFLAAFTETTVRVYQAFPHEIATPALRHQHFVSPFSLGRMSWIKPSFFWMMYRAGWGHKELRQARILAIDLPREFFDRVIAEATLSSRLQSQLITPSDVVVQFDPDRDLHLNKLTSRALQIGLRGPVLREYALALPLQITDITSDVIQVEGLIHRGMLKEAQALVPLQQVYPTPAG